One genomic segment of Kordiimonas sp. SCSIO 12603 includes these proteins:
- a CDS encoding DUF885 family protein, with protein sequence MGSYVSKGLSTIAVAGSILLAACSEVPAEKAEKLSLEEFQEKVFWDEVKESPQTLSSLRILEERGITEHNGRLDDLSVAKQKADLERTKALLQELKDFDDASLTEEQKLNKALMVHSMEQDIKESPYMFHNYPITQLYGWHNNIAGFLTGTHAISTVEDADHYIARLNSLRGQFNQVMEQLRLREKLGIIPPTFIIEKAEKQVEGFIAGQPKENAFYVSFKNNVENIEGISDVDKLRLLQEAAKAVELHVYTIWGELKAYLAGLKARSNNDAGAWKLPDGAAYYQTQLEHFTTTDMTAEEIHNLGLSEVARIQAEMLTLFEAEGYDTSKSFADLINGFAAEDRHYYPDTDEGRAQILKDYTAMVDEIAAGISNQFNLKPKAPVEVVRVPVFLEQGAPGGYYNSPALDGSRPGRFYANLYDIKGTPKFGMRALTYHEAVPGHHYQIALQQEQEGLPMFRKFLGYTAYIEGWALYSERVAAEMGFLKTNFDRIGALQSELFRAVRLVVDTGMHAKKWTREEAIDYMASNTGMAMSDVVTEIERYIVWPGQATAYKVGQLSILEMRDNAREKMGDKFDIREFHDLVLKGGSLPLTVLEARVENYINSK encoded by the coding sequence ATGGGCTCGTATGTTTCTAAAGGATTAAGCACTATCGCTGTGGCTGGCAGTATTTTACTGGCAGCATGTTCTGAAGTACCGGCAGAAAAAGCAGAAAAGCTGTCGCTTGAAGAATTTCAGGAAAAAGTATTCTGGGATGAGGTGAAAGAAAGCCCACAAACGCTTTCAAGCCTTCGTATTCTAGAAGAGCGGGGCATTACCGAACATAATGGCCGCCTTGATGATCTTTCTGTGGCTAAGCAGAAGGCTGACCTTGAGCGCACTAAGGCGTTGCTGCAAGAACTAAAAGATTTTGATGATGCTTCGCTCACTGAAGAGCAAAAATTGAATAAGGCCCTTATGGTGCATTCCATGGAACAAGACATCAAAGAATCTCCATATATGTTCCATAATTACCCAATTACGCAGCTATACGGTTGGCATAATAATATTGCTGGTTTCCTTACAGGAACGCATGCGATTTCAACGGTTGAAGACGCTGATCATTATATTGCGCGCCTTAACTCGTTGAGAGGGCAGTTTAACCAAGTGATGGAACAACTCCGGCTTCGCGAAAAGCTTGGTATTATCCCGCCAACTTTCATTATTGAGAAAGCAGAAAAACAAGTTGAAGGCTTTATTGCCGGACAGCCAAAAGAAAATGCTTTTTATGTTTCCTTTAAAAACAATGTCGAAAACATTGAAGGTATTAGTGATGTAGATAAATTACGCCTGCTTCAGGAAGCTGCAAAAGCTGTTGAACTGCATGTGTATACAATCTGGGGTGAGCTGAAGGCCTATCTTGCAGGCCTAAAGGCGCGCTCAAACAATGATGCAGGGGCCTGGAAACTGCCAGACGGAGCTGCTTATTATCAAACCCAGCTGGAGCATTTCACAACAACAGATATGACAGCTGAGGAAATTCATAACCTTGGTTTGAGTGAAGTGGCCCGTATTCAAGCTGAGATGCTTACGCTGTTTGAGGCAGAGGGATATGACACATCAAAGTCATTCGCTGATTTAATTAACGGTTTTGCTGCAGAAGATCGCCATTATTATCCTGATACAGATGAGGGTCGCGCTCAAATCCTTAAAGATTATACTGCGATGGTTGATGAAATCGCGGCTGGTATTTCTAATCAGTTTAACTTGAAACCAAAAGCGCCGGTTGAGGTTGTGCGAGTGCCGGTGTTCCTCGAACAAGGTGCACCAGGCGGCTATTATAACAGCCCGGCTCTTGATGGCAGTCGTCCTGGTCGTTTTTATGCGAACCTCTATGATATTAAAGGCACACCAAAATTTGGTATGCGCGCCTTGACATACCATGAAGCTGTGCCAGGCCATCACTATCAGATTGCGTTGCAGCAGGAGCAGGAAGGCCTGCCAATGTTCCGTAAGTTCCTCGGTTACACGGCTTATATTGAAGGTTGGGCGCTATATTCCGAACGTGTCGCAGCAGAGATGGGTTTCCTGAAAACCAATTTTGACCGTATTGGTGCCCTTCAATCTGAACTGTTCCGCGCTGTGCGTTTAGTGGTGGATACAGGTATGCACGCAAAGAAATGGACCCGTGAAGAAGCGATTGATTATATGGCTTCTAATACCGGTATGGCGATGAGTGATGTTGTTACAGAAATCGAGCGCTATATTGTTTGGCCAGGGCAGGCAACGGCTTATAAAGTTGGGCAGCTTTCCATTCTAGAGATGCGTGATAATGCCCGTGAAAAGATGGGTGATAAGTTTGATATCCGCGAGTTCCATGATCTGGTGCTGAAAGGCGGATCATTACCGCTTACCGTTTTGGAAGCGCGTGTTGAAAACTATATCAACAGTAAATAA
- a CDS encoding ATP-binding protein — protein MLDRYFKANDRIQEALDRLYVQQLSRILSIGAFYYLVISVAHFFFVPRDILIPLISSSLATAIVSVIIRIAVLRGALTPKQCRYAFIPTGILGSVAVYLHVYLSGDILQLTNNALIMFVICMATLSVRIFLGFLALTAGLYIYAMLQLGGPLVGHFAFLLFGTAVVSIMGFMVRYKALYSAEELALENADKAARLEEANKLVERKRADAEKAVEEARRANIAKDAFLANTTHELRTPLTGVLGMLDVLETTDLTKEQEETVSAAQFSARSLLVIINDLLDIAKIEAGKFEFRTRSFDLEVILQQVKGLLLPKAQNKKNVLIIKRLTGPRKTFLEGDPVRVGQVLFNLIDNAIKFTDEGSVVVSTQLTVEGDFAHVSCSVKDQGVGFHAEEAEKLFQRFGQIDDTSTTSTGGTGLGLPISRELARLMDGDVVAEAIPGEGATFTFTAKFKLSDEQEATKSAVQTEVLPSISKAPLRVLIAEDVSINQMLIEKLLAKHAWQLEFADDGQIALEKIEANPPYDFILMDIRMPRMDGAQVIHAVQGMEKAKADVPIIALTANAGPDDRASYLRIGAAAVVGKPIKERKLAEAINRLVSVKA, from the coding sequence ATGCTGGATCGTTACTTCAAGGCGAACGATAGGATACAAGAGGCGCTTGATCGTCTCTATGTGCAGCAACTAAGCCGTATTCTTTCTATTGGTGCTTTTTATTATCTGGTTATCAGTGTAGCGCATTTCTTCTTTGTTCCTCGTGACATATTAATCCCGTTGATATCCAGTTCACTTGCAACAGCGATTGTTTCTGTGATCATTCGTATAGCTGTTCTTCGGGGGGCTCTTACCCCAAAACAGTGCCGGTATGCTTTTATTCCAACAGGGATTTTGGGAAGTGTAGCCGTTTACCTGCATGTTTACCTGTCAGGGGATATTCTTCAGCTTACTAATAATGCGTTGATTATGTTTGTTATCTGTATGGCTACTCTGTCAGTGCGGATTTTCTTAGGGTTTTTAGCGCTTACAGCCGGGCTTTATATCTATGCAATGTTGCAGCTTGGCGGCCCGCTTGTGGGCCACTTTGCCTTCCTGCTGTTTGGTACTGCGGTTGTAAGCATTATGGGCTTTATGGTGCGTTATAAGGCTCTCTATAGCGCTGAAGAATTGGCACTTGAAAATGCAGATAAAGCAGCACGGCTTGAAGAAGCTAACAAGCTTGTGGAGCGCAAACGAGCGGACGCGGAAAAAGCTGTTGAAGAAGCGCGCAGAGCCAATATCGCCAAGGATGCATTTTTGGCCAACACCACCCATGAACTTCGGACACCACTTACTGGCGTGCTGGGTATGCTTGATGTTCTTGAAACAACTGATTTAACAAAAGAACAGGAAGAAACTGTAAGCGCAGCACAGTTCAGCGCGCGGAGCTTGCTGGTTATTATCAATGACCTTCTGGATATTGCAAAAATCGAAGCAGGAAAATTTGAGTTCAGAACCAGAAGCTTTGATCTTGAGGTTATTCTTCAGCAGGTGAAAGGATTGTTATTACCCAAAGCGCAAAATAAGAAAAATGTTCTTATTATCAAAAGGCTTACAGGCCCCCGTAAAACATTTCTGGAAGGTGATCCAGTTAGGGTTGGGCAGGTTCTTTTTAACCTGATTGATAATGCGATTAAATTTACAGATGAAGGCTCGGTTGTTGTCAGTACTCAACTGACTGTCGAAGGTGATTTCGCTCATGTTTCATGTAGTGTTAAAGATCAAGGTGTAGGGTTCCACGCGGAGGAAGCTGAAAAGCTGTTTCAGCGGTTTGGGCAGATTGATGATACCTCAACAACATCAACAGGCGGCACTGGGCTAGGGCTTCCTATCAGCCGTGAACTGGCGCGTTTAATGGATGGTGATGTGGTGGCGGAAGCTATCCCGGGTGAGGGAGCAACCTTCACCTTCACTGCTAAGTTTAAATTGTCTGACGAACAGGAAGCTACTAAATCCGCAGTGCAGACGGAAGTGCTGCCCTCTATATCCAAAGCGCCACTCCGGGTTCTTATTGCTGAAGATGTTTCCATCAATCAGATGCTGATAGAAAAACTTTTGGCAAAGCATGCGTGGCAACTTGAGTTTGCTGATGATGGTCAGATTGCCCTTGAGAAAATTGAAGCCAACCCACCGTATGATTTTATTCTTATGGATATCAGAATGCCGCGTATGGATGGTGCGCAGGTAATTCACGCTGTGCAGGGAATGGAAAAGGCAAAAGCAGATGTTCCTATCATTGCATTAACGGCCAACGCTGGCCCTGATGATAGAGCGAGTTATCTGCGAATAGGGGCAGCTGCGGTGGTTGGAAAGCCGATTAAGGAACGCAAGCTTGCTGAAGCTATTAACAGGCTGGTTTCGGTGAAAGCTTGA
- the dapF gene encoding diaminopimelate epimerase has product MRPFLKMHGLGNDFVIFDARTEPLMMNEELSSRVANRHRGVGCDQLIVLRASEKADVFMEIWNADGSRVGACGNATRCVGMLILDELSQDEVSIETDAGLLSAKRAAAGISVNMGPARTEWNEIPLASEMATDSADFEIDGVSAPGCVNMGNPHAIFFVDNAENEHIEVIGPQAELNELFPERVNASIASVDNGIIRLRVWERGAGITEACGTAACASVVAATRKGLIDRKATVRLDGGDLEVEWLEDGTVQMTGAATLVYKGEIAV; this is encoded by the coding sequence ATGCGCCCATTTTTAAAGATGCACGGCCTCGGCAATGATTTTGTTATTTTCGATGCTCGCACAGAACCTCTCATGATGAATGAAGAGCTGTCTTCTCGTGTGGCTAATCGCCACCGCGGCGTTGGTTGTGACCAGTTGATTGTGCTGCGTGCTTCAGAGAAAGCAGATGTATTCATGGAAATCTGGAACGCTGACGGTAGCCGCGTTGGTGCATGCGGGAATGCGACACGCTGTGTTGGTATGCTGATCTTGGATGAACTCAGCCAAGATGAAGTGAGTATTGAAACAGATGCAGGCCTTCTATCTGCAAAACGTGCTGCTGCTGGTATTTCAGTTAACATGGGCCCCGCCCGCACTGAATGGAATGAAATCCCACTGGCTTCCGAGATGGCAACCGATAGTGCTGATTTCGAAATTGACGGTGTTTCTGCCCCGGGCTGCGTAAACATGGGTAACCCGCACGCCATATTTTTTGTGGATAATGCTGAGAACGAACATATCGAAGTGATTGGCCCTCAGGCTGAGCTAAATGAATTATTCCCCGAACGTGTGAATGCTTCAATTGCTTCTGTGGATAATGGTATCATCCGCCTGCGGGTTTGGGAACGCGGCGCAGGTATCACCGAAGCTTGCGGCACAGCAGCATGCGCAAGCGTTGTAGCCGCCACCCGCAAAGGCTTGATTGACCGCAAAGCAACTGTGCGCCTAGATGGCGGAGATCTTGAAGTTGAATGGCTGGAAGACGGCACAGTGCAAATGACAGGCGCAGCAACACTTGTGTATAAAGGCGAGATCGCAGTTTGA
- the rpsP gene encoding 30S ribosomal protein S16, which translates to MALAIRLARGGAKKRPYYRIVVADSRMPRDGRFIEKVGAYNPMLAKDDENRVILIEDRIKEWMGKGAKPSDRVLRFLEAAGIVADKRVRNNPNKAKPGQKALERIEERKEKAEAAAAAAAEASEEAAAE; encoded by the coding sequence ATGGCACTAGCAATTCGTCTCGCACGTGGTGGCGCAAAAAAACGTCCTTACTACCGTATCGTAGTAGCTGACAGCCGCATGCCTCGTGATGGTCGTTTCATCGAGAAAGTTGGCGCATACAACCCAATGCTCGCTAAAGACGACGAAAACCGCGTAATTCTTATCGAAGACCGCATTAAAGAGTGGATGGGCAAAGGTGCGAAGCCTTCTGACCGTGTGCTACGCTTCCTTGAAGCTGCTGGTATTGTTGCTGACAAACGCGTTCGCAACAACCCTAACAAAGCGAAGCCTGGTCAAAAAGCTCTAGAGCGTATCGAAGAGCGTAAAGAAAAAGCTGAAGCTGCTGCAGCCGCTGCTGCGGAAGCTTCAGAAGAAGCTGCTGCTGAATAA
- the rimM gene encoding ribosome maturation factor RimM (Essential for efficient processing of 16S rRNA), translating to MTRANEKNQAGIEGDWICIGAFAGSHGVRGDVKLKSFTEEPEAIFTYADIHNGAAGPKIALKKVRASKDGFVARVEGVTNPEDALKLKGKRLYVPRDTFAVEEDDEFYLADLIALTAVDESGSEIGFVKSVENFGAEDLLELILNEPVKGLGRSVFIPFRKALVPVVDIKAGRVEIAFSEWQKSQVSERDTDDAAGGQN from the coding sequence ATGACACGAGCAAATGAAAAGAACCAGGCTGGAATTGAAGGTGACTGGATTTGTATCGGCGCCTTTGCGGGCTCCCACGGTGTGCGTGGTGATGTGAAGCTGAAGTCTTTTACGGAAGAACCTGAAGCCATCTTTACCTATGCCGATATTCATAATGGTGCAGCTGGTCCCAAAATAGCACTTAAGAAGGTACGTGCGAGTAAAGATGGTTTTGTTGCGCGTGTGGAAGGTGTTACTAATCCTGAAGATGCACTGAAGCTGAAAGGCAAACGCCTTTATGTGCCGCGCGATACATTCGCTGTCGAAGAGGATGATGAGTTTTATCTGGCTGACCTGATCGCGTTAACGGCCGTGGATGAATCAGGCAGTGAAATTGGATTCGTGAAGTCTGTTGAAAATTTTGGTGCTGAAGATCTTCTGGAACTTATCCTCAACGAGCCAGTAAAAGGCCTCGGGCGCAGTGTATTTATCCCGTTCCGTAAAGCACTTGTGCCGGTGGTGGATATTAAAGCTGGCCGTGTGGAAATAGCTTTCTCAGAGTGGCAAAAAAGCCAAGTATCAGAAAGAGATACGGATGATGCCGCTGGAGGGCAAAACTGA
- a CDS encoding SPASM domain-containing protein yields MADIGLLKKIFGKKKPKNKRINDQQGLLNEEKDLTGRFCSLPFEKLEIHGNGNVYSCCPGWIDLPIGNARDNHVRDLWNGESSQKFRESILDGSFRYCRKKICPSIQNDSLPTVEEALKNPKYAEIISKQKRMIEDKPVEIDFSHDRSCNLECPSCRVNKILLTEGPEFDEKQYFHNQLVEEYFSEPSDHKFSIKVTGSGDPFASKIYREFLSDLDGADYPNLTVNLQTNGVMFTPKNWDRIHKIHDNLGFILVSADAATSETYDPIRKGGDWGLLMQNLEFLGQRRAEGKFTHFRMDFVVQDTNFHEMPAYVDLSKKMGADVVYFMIVRNWGTWSPEEFDTKCIWRETHPKFAEFMQVLRDPRLGDPMVDLGNVTHYRKQALEQVS; encoded by the coding sequence ATGGCTGACATTGGCCTGTTGAAGAAAATCTTTGGTAAAAAGAAACCAAAGAACAAACGAATTAATGATCAGCAAGGTTTGTTGAATGAAGAAAAAGACCTGACCGGTCGCTTTTGTTCTCTGCCCTTTGAAAAGCTGGAAATCCACGGCAACGGTAATGTGTATTCATGCTGCCCGGGCTGGATTGATCTACCTATTGGTAATGCGCGTGATAACCATGTTCGTGATTTATGGAATGGGGAAAGTTCACAGAAATTCAGGGAGTCTATCCTTGATGGTTCCTTTCGTTATTGCCGCAAGAAAATCTGCCCCTCTATTCAGAATGATAGTTTGCCGACCGTTGAAGAGGCGCTGAAAAACCCGAAATATGCTGAGATTATTTCGAAACAAAAACGGATGATTGAAGATAAACCTGTTGAGATTGATTTTTCTCATGATCGCTCGTGTAATCTAGAATGCCCAAGTTGCCGAGTGAATAAAATCTTGCTGACTGAAGGGCCTGAGTTTGATGAGAAACAATATTTCCATAACCAACTGGTGGAGGAGTATTTCAGTGAGCCATCAGATCATAAATTCTCTATCAAAGTAACAGGCTCGGGTGATCCATTCGCTTCGAAAATATACCGTGAATTTCTTTCAGACCTTGATGGGGCGGATTATCCTAATCTAACCGTGAACCTTCAGACAAACGGTGTGATGTTCACGCCCAAAAATTGGGACCGTATTCATAAAATCCACGATAACCTCGGTTTTATTCTGGTAAGTGCTGATGCTGCTACTTCAGAAACCTATGATCCGATCCGGAAAGGTGGGGATTGGGGTTTGCTGATGCAAAACCTTGAGTTTTTAGGACAGCGCAGAGCAGAGGGGAAATTCACTCATTTCCGTATGGATTTTGTGGTGCAGGATACCAATTTCCATGAAATGCCTGCCTATGTGGATTTGTCGAAGAAAATGGGTGCGGATGTTGTTTACTTTATGATTGTCCGTAACTGGGGTACCTGGTCGCCTGAGGAATTTGATACAAAATGTATCTGGCGGGAAACACACCCGAAGTTTGCTGAATTCATGCAGGTACTTAGGGATCCTCGCCTTGGTGACCCAATGGTCGATCTTGGAAATGTAACGCACTACCGCAAGCAAGCGCTTGAACAGGTTAGTTGA
- a CDS encoding DASS family sodium-coupled anion symporter codes for MTELAASEPQGKALYQKIGLLLGPLLFGLILLLPVPEGLSPEAWKTVAVALFLATWWATEAIPVPATSLLPLVLLPLLGITDSKGASLPYSSPVIYLLLGGFIAAMAMQKWNLHRRIALNILARVGDHPYALIGGFMAACALLSMWISNTATTLMIIPIAITVASTILGEQAKGHRFTIALLIGCAWSASIGGLGTYIGTPPNLFVTGFIEESTGREILFYEWMMIGVPIVMVMVPLAWLVLTRICFPFEARLAKGGSSVIQEELAKLGTLTTPEKRVAIAMTTLALAWSFRQVYTEWDWLTDLLPFVAKIKDMHIAVAAGLAMFIIPADSDNTKGNLLDWESAVTLPWGVILLFGGGLSIAAAIKTTGLALWLGEAMSGLATAHLFLIILAIVALITFLTELTSNTATTAALVPVLGALATTANIDPIMLAAPAAMAASCAFMLPVATGPNAVIFSTGEVKVPQMIRAGLWLNVLGTFAVSSICYFLLPLIF; via the coding sequence ATGACGGAGCTTGCTGCAAGCGAACCGCAAGGCAAAGCGCTATACCAAAAAATCGGGCTACTGCTTGGGCCACTTTTATTCGGCCTAATTCTGTTATTACCTGTGCCAGAAGGCCTATCACCTGAGGCATGGAAAACTGTAGCTGTTGCTCTGTTCCTCGCCACTTGGTGGGCCACTGAAGCTATCCCTGTACCTGCAACAAGTCTCTTGCCGCTCGTGCTGCTGCCGCTACTCGGTATCACAGATTCAAAGGGCGCATCTCTACCCTATTCGAGCCCTGTAATTTATCTTCTTCTGGGAGGATTTATCGCAGCTATGGCTATGCAAAAATGGAATTTGCACCGCAGGATCGCCCTTAATATTCTTGCTCGTGTTGGTGATCATCCATATGCGCTTATTGGCGGTTTCATGGCTGCCTGTGCGCTTCTCTCTATGTGGATATCGAACACAGCCACAACACTGATGATTATCCCCATCGCCATCACCGTAGCTTCCACCATTTTAGGCGAGCAAGCAAAGGGGCACCGCTTCACGATCGCGCTTCTGATTGGCTGTGCGTGGTCAGCATCCATAGGCGGGCTTGGCACCTATATCGGCACACCACCAAACCTGTTTGTGACAGGTTTCATAGAAGAAAGCACAGGCAGGGAAATCCTGTTTTATGAATGGATGATGATTGGTGTGCCTATCGTGATGGTGATGGTACCACTGGCATGGCTCGTGCTCACGCGCATCTGTTTCCCTTTTGAGGCACGCCTTGCCAAAGGCGGATCAAGCGTTATTCAAGAAGAACTAGCGAAACTGGGCACACTAACAACACCGGAAAAACGTGTTGCGATTGCTATGACCACACTCGCTCTCGCTTGGAGTTTCCGGCAGGTTTATACCGAATGGGATTGGCTCACAGACCTTCTGCCGTTTGTTGCAAAAATTAAAGATATGCATATCGCTGTGGCTGCGGGCCTTGCCATGTTCATTATTCCGGCTGACTCTGACAACACGAAAGGGAACCTGCTGGATTGGGAAAGTGCAGTTACTCTGCCATGGGGGGTTATTCTCCTGTTTGGTGGTGGTCTCAGCATCGCGGCAGCCATTAAAACAACGGGCCTCGCACTATGGCTCGGTGAAGCTATGAGTGGCCTTGCAACAGCTCACTTATTCCTGATTATTCTGGCAATTGTCGCGCTGATTACATTCCTTACGGAACTGACAAGTAACACAGCAACCACTGCAGCGCTTGTACCTGTTTTGGGGGCTTTAGCTACCACCGCAAATATTGATCCCATCATGCTGGCAGCACCTGCTGCAATGGCGGCGAGCTGTGCCTTTATGCTACCGGTAGCAACCGGGCCAAATGCGGTAATTTTCTCAACCGGGGAAGTAAAAGTACCGCAAATGATACGAGCAGGCTTATGGCTGAATGTACTGGGTACTTTTGCTGTATCCAGTATTTGTTACTTCCTGTTGCCGCTAATTTTCTAG
- the ffh gene encoding signal recognition particle protein, whose product MFDSLSDRLSGIFDGLTRRGALKESDVSAAMREVRVALLEADVALPVVKDFIKKVTEKAVGQEVLKSVTPGQQVVKIVNDELVGMLGSEASTINTAGVPPVAILMVGLQGSGKTTTTAKIAKRLTEKDKKKVLMASLDVRRPAAQEQLKVLGEQIGVKTLPIIAGQMPVDIAKRAMDSAKLQGFDVVMLDTAGRLHVDQSLMAEVVAVRDTTQPLETLLVADSLTGQDAVNVAKEFDAQVGITGVALTRMDGDGRGGAALSMRAVTGKPIKLAGTGEKMDALEDFHPERVASRILGMGDVVSLVEKAAETIEQEDAEKMAKKMAKGEFDLDDLRTQLQQMSKLGGMKGVLNMLPGIGKMKSALNQSGVDDKVFKRQEAIICSMTKTERKKPQLINASRKKRIAAGAGVGVPEVNKLLKMHMQMAKMMKKMSKMGKGGRMPGLPGGMGGMLGGGGLPGGGLPPGFDKLLK is encoded by the coding sequence ATGTTTGATAGTTTGTCCGATCGGTTGAGTGGCATTTTTGATGGCCTGACGCGTCGTGGTGCGCTGAAGGAATCAGATGTCTCTGCAGCGATGCGCGAAGTGCGTGTAGCACTTCTTGAAGCAGATGTTGCGCTCCCGGTTGTTAAAGACTTTATCAAAAAAGTTACTGAAAAAGCGGTTGGTCAGGAAGTTCTTAAGTCGGTTACACCGGGCCAGCAGGTTGTTAAGATCGTTAATGATGAACTTGTTGGTATGCTTGGTTCTGAAGCCAGCACCATCAATACGGCAGGTGTCCCGCCTGTTGCAATCCTTATGGTGGGTTTGCAGGGTTCTGGTAAAACGACCACAACTGCGAAAATCGCTAAACGCCTGACAGAAAAAGATAAGAAAAAAGTATTGATGGCGTCGCTTGACGTACGCCGTCCGGCTGCGCAAGAGCAGCTTAAAGTGCTCGGTGAACAGATTGGTGTGAAAACGCTGCCAATCATTGCTGGGCAGATGCCTGTTGATATCGCAAAACGCGCTATGGATTCTGCCAAGTTGCAGGGTTTTGATGTTGTAATGCTTGATACGGCGGGCCGTCTTCATGTTGACCAAAGCCTGATGGCAGAAGTAGTAGCAGTGCGCGATACAACGCAGCCGCTTGAAACACTTCTTGTTGCCGACAGCTTAACTGGTCAGGACGCGGTTAATGTCGCGAAAGAATTTGATGCTCAGGTAGGTATCACTGGTGTGGCTCTCACCCGTATGGATGGTGATGGTCGTGGTGGTGCTGCGCTTTCCATGCGCGCAGTTACTGGCAAGCCGATCAAGCTTGCGGGTACGGGCGAGAAAATGGATGCGCTGGAAGATTTCCATCCTGAGCGTGTTGCCAGCCGTATTCTCGGCATGGGTGACGTTGTAAGTCTTGTTGAAAAAGCTGCTGAAACCATTGAGCAGGAAGACGCTGAAAAAATGGCCAAGAAAATGGCCAAAGGCGAATTCGATCTTGATGATCTCAGAACACAGCTTCAGCAAATGTCCAAGCTGGGCGGTATGAAGGGTGTTCTTAATATGTTGCCGGGTATCGGCAAGATGAAGAGCGCGCTTAACCAATCTGGTGTGGATGATAAAGTGTTCAAGCGTCAGGAAGCAATCATCTGCTCTATGACGAAGACGGAGCGCAAGAAACCACAGCTTATCAATGCATCTCGCAAAAAGCGTATTGCCGCTGGTGCGGGCGTTGGTGTGCCTGAGGTGAATAAGCTCCTGAAAATGCACATGCAAATGGCCAAGATGATGAAGAAAATGTCCAAAATGGGCAAAGGTGGCCGGATGCCTGGATTACCTGGTGGAATGGGCGGAATGCTTGGCGGCGGTGGCTTGCCGGGCGGCGGTCTTCCTCCTGGGTTCGATAAACTGCTCAAGTAA
- the mtaB gene encoding tRNA (N(6)-L-threonylcarbamoyladenosine(37)-C(2))-methylthiotransferase MtaB translates to MTNKADIVTFGCRLNAYESEVMQRHADAAGLDDVIIVNTCAVTAEATRQARQSIRRMKRERPDTPIIVTGCAAQINPDEFAKMDEVTTVLGNQEKLEAKSFTALATNELERVQVNDIFSVKETAGHLIDGFGERARAFVQIQNGCNHRCTFCIIPYGRGNSRSVAMGETVDQIKRLVQQGYNEVVLTGVDITSYGEDLPGNPTLGQLTQKILKLVPDLPRLRISSIDSIEVDEPLYDAIIGDDRLMPHLHLSLQAGDNMILKRMKRRHMREQAIEFCDRVSKARPDMVYGADIIAGFPTETEEMFENSLRLIEECDLTWLHVFPYSEREGTPAARIPNKVPKQIRKERAARLRAAGEMQTQKLFDRSVGRKAKLLLERVAEDGTAHGHTEQFIPVTTKTTAKAGEIIDVVLAKNDTRCMTTADKA, encoded by the coding sequence TTGACGAACAAAGCTGACATTGTGACTTTCGGCTGCCGCCTGAACGCTTATGAAAGTGAAGTGATGCAGCGGCATGCAGATGCAGCAGGCCTTGATGATGTAATCATCGTGAACACCTGTGCTGTAACTGCAGAAGCCACCCGCCAAGCTCGTCAAAGCATTCGCCGCATGAAACGCGAACGCCCAGATACACCTATTATTGTAACGGGATGTGCAGCGCAGATTAACCCAGATGAATTCGCCAAAATGGATGAGGTAACCACCGTTCTTGGCAATCAGGAAAAGCTGGAAGCTAAATCCTTCACAGCGCTCGCCACTAACGAGCTTGAGCGTGTACAGGTAAATGATATTTTCTCTGTAAAAGAAACTGCCGGGCATTTGATTGACGGTTTCGGTGAACGGGCACGGGCGTTTGTGCAAATCCAGAATGGCTGTAATCACCGCTGTACTTTCTGCATTATTCCTTACGGTCGCGGCAACAGCCGTTCTGTTGCTATGGGTGAAACGGTTGACCAAATCAAACGGCTTGTGCAGCAAGGCTATAACGAAGTGGTTCTTACGGGCGTGGATATCACCAGTTACGGTGAAGACCTGCCTGGCAATCCAACCCTTGGCCAGCTAACACAGAAAATCCTTAAACTGGTGCCAGACCTGCCGCGCCTTCGGATCAGCTCAATCGATAGTATTGAAGTGGATGAACCGCTTTATGATGCCATCATTGGGGACGATCGATTGATGCCGCATCTGCATCTTTCCCTGCAAGCTGGGGATAACATGATCCTCAAACGGATGAAGCGCCGCCATATGCGCGAGCAAGCCATTGAGTTTTGTGATCGCGTTTCAAAAGCACGCCCTGATATGGTGTATGGTGCTGATATCATCGCAGGCTTCCCGACAGAAACTGAAGAGATGTTTGAAAACAGCCTGAGGCTCATCGAAGAATGTGATCTTACGTGGCTGCATGTATTCCCCTATTCTGAACGGGAAGGCACACCGGCTGCTCGCATTCCAAACAAAGTACCAAAGCAAATCCGCAAAGAACGGGCCGCACGCTTGCGTGCAGCTGGCGAAATGCAAACCCAGAAACTGTTTGATCGCAGCGTTGGCCGAAAAGCTAAACTCCTTTTAGAGCGCGTGGCAGAAGACGGCACGGCCCACGGCCATACCGAACAATTTATTCCAGTGACCACAAAAACCACCGCCAAAGCTGGTGAAATTATCGATGTGGTCTTGGCGAAAAATGATACCCGCTGTATGACAACAGCAGACAAAGCATAA